One Cucumis melo cultivar AY chromosome 8, USDA_Cmelo_AY_1.0, whole genome shotgun sequence genomic window, CTGTATGGTATCTTAATCAATCACTGTGACCTGTTTTTATGAGGGAggaaattataattttttcaaagcCACCAATTACCGCAGGCTTCTATACTTTAATTCAAAACCAACTCAAGATTGTCCACTTGTTGTCACCTGTCACCTATTATTATAGAAGAGATTCATTTCTCAAGGTGTTTTGCAACTAAATACCAACATACAACATTGAGATTTGTCTTTCCCCAAATAAATGGGTTGGATAGGATGgttgtgtaacaaaatgaatAATATAAACAGATGCAAGATAGGGACAAGCAATGTACCTCTTTtgtcttttctatttttctttagGAAGTACAAGCAGCAACATCACTAGCAATAAGGACACTGTGAAACAAATAAAGAAGCAAAGTGGTAAAAGAACGGGTCTTTCTACTCATTTGAAATTGCAGCTGTCCTCTTCTGCTTTCCTTGGCTGTTCTTCAACTTCTCTGTTTTCCTATTCCCATTATATTGGTTACTGACTGAACCCTCTTGAGCACTGCACATTTGAGATTTCAACTTGAATCCAAATTTCTTAGACATGTTTCCCCATGCGCTTGAACCCTTTGTTCTCCCCAATTTCTCAATCTCTTGCCTCATGTTTGAGCATTCCTTCTCGAGCTCGGATACCCGCATCCTCATGTTATCCATCCCCACCTTCAAAACCTGATTCTCTCTAACAGCCGTTCCCCAACCTCCTTCATTGGATCCAACAATCCCACTTCTCAACTGTCTGGATCCATCAAGATTGTCTGAAACCAGAAAACAGCCAGCAATTGAGGTCCTGAGCTGAAGCTGCTCGAAAAAGAGTACTTGAACGATAATTCTGAGGGGTAGCCTCTCATTCTGTgcagcatgtgtacaagcttcTAAGGAAAGCTTCTGGCAGTCCATCAGTCGACATAGTTGTTCTCTGTCAGATTCTCCCAGCCATGGGTGTGACTGCAGATGAACATTGGGAAAAATTAGCAAACATGACCAAGCCATAGTGCATAAAAACATGCCAAAACATCTTTGCATAAAAACAGAAAGGTGGAATGTCAAATTTGGAGTTCTTCGCATCCAAATTGATACTAATACTATAACCACACAAATTGTTACAACGGTCGGGTTCTTTTTTAGTCAGAAATTAAACTAGGGCAATTTGATCAGCCAGTGGCATTCACATGCACAATGCACAATGCACAAATAGATGTGGTATCAGAAAGTAGAAACATAACCAAATCTAATacttaagtaaaaaaaaaattatttcgaTATTGTACTTGGTGATTGGAGAAGAAATTTTCAAAGGGCTGAGAGAAGATTTCGTTGATCTGAGATATGATTGCTTTTATGGCCTCCGGTTGAAATGCTTGATGAGACTATTATAACTATTTATTCCGTCAGTTGAAGAGGATTTTGTTGTTCTTTTGAACTTGGGCAGGCTCTTTCCTCCCCACCCTCTTAGAGAAGTATTTCTTATCCAAGATAATAGTCTTTACTATCAGTAATAATAAATGAGAAGCATCTACAATAAAAACGACCATTTCAAGattaacaacaacaataaaaaCTTGAGGCTGATTTGGTTAATAATAAAAACCAAGCACATCAAGAAGCCTATAACATGAGGCAATCCTACAACTACGTGCAAAAAGAATCCTGCCCAAAGAATGGGATTGAGGGTCTGTGCGAAGATGAATGTCAGAGGATATCAAAATAATAGACCAAACCTTTCCCCCACAATGATGCAGGCAGCCAAATTAGATATCAGACTTGCAACTGTACAGTACCATGCAATTCGACTGCTATGATAATATAATCCATACCTTCAGATATATGTCTATGGCACGATAAAGACCATCATCCAAAGGTCTAGCGTAATCAGGAACTGCAGCCGCAAGAGCTTGAAACTTAGGAAGCTTCAAATTGACATCGGGAGCAACTTCTGCAAGGTATCCATCTATCAGCTTTGCAACCATGGTAATTGGTGGCAAAGAGGGCGACCCTATCAGTTGTTCATCATCAATAGAACATGGAGAGGCACCCCCGTGAGCGATCTGATCCACTGCGAGGAAGTGTTCAAGAATCCTTTGTACGCAATCAACATTGTAAAGTGTCTCCATGGAGTAAGAGAAATTGGGCATCAAAAGATCTTCTAAAGTGGCTTGATCAAGCTGCATCCCCACCCTTTTCTCTAAGTTTGAGATGCAAGAGGGATTGACCCGAAGAATCATGGATGTACGCAACAAACCAAAAAGCAACTTAGTTGGAACCAGGCTCTTCTGCATTGGAAGCATCCTATCAATCTCTTCCAGTAAAAGTTTCTGTTCATCTTCTGAGGGTGGGGTCCCCAAAGCCACTGGTGCCAATCGGCTACTCGATTCACTAGGACCTTGACGCCGATTTAGACCGGGAATGTACCTTTTAGCATAGGAAGTGACAGACCCTGCAATAATTTCCTGTTTGATACCGCGTGATTCCATGACAGAAATTAGCCTCTTGTAAAGAGGTAAGCTCAAGGTTGCCGCATCCTCATACCACCAATCCAGACTTGAATTTTTTGGCCTAGCTCCTGTACTTATGCCATTCCACAAAACACTGCCACCTGGACTTTGCATGGGTCCTCCATGCTCTACAATTGGCCACCCAAATAAACTTGGGTCAGTTGATGCTTTAATAGCTAGTGACTCGATACATCTTTTAGTAATCTGGAGTTCATCTGCATAAGAGAGAATATCATCGCAGGTCTGTAGTGCTATCAAAGAGTCCTTCCAGCTTTTGAGGACAACTTGATTCAGGAAGGCCTCAGTCTGACAAATGAGATTACCCTCCCCATACTCCTCAGTCATTTCCAGGCGCTCAGCTGCACAGCGGAGGTAGACAACATTTGAAGCTGTAAGTTCAAGTTTCACCCCGTAGCAGAACTTGGCAACcatttcaaatgttttggcacCCCCTGGAATGTCAGGAATCTTTATTACACCTCGTTCCTCTTGATCTTCCGGTGCTTCAGCAACCATTTTTTCCATAACCCCACTTCTCGATAGCAGAGGGAACTGCAATAATATACACTTTTGTCATAAGCAAGGGTACTACCTTCTAACATTGTAATCCTTCAAATCAGAAAACTCGTCAAATATATTAAGGTAGCAAACTAAAAGATAACAGGTCTAAAATTAGCAAACTCAAAGATAACAGgtataaaattatattataactAAGTAAATTGAAAGATGTCAGCCAGTAAGCCACTCGTCCAGGTTAACTCCCCAATTATGCATCGATACTTTAAGTCTAGAACTACGCTTGTACTAATGCTGTAATCAAGGAGATTAGTCAAACAATCTGTAAAGCCTAAGTGCCTCAGAAGCCAGCACATTGATATCTTTCAAATTTCCTGAACTACAGCAATACAGCATTTTAGGTGTGAGAAATTGTTCCAGTTGAATGAGAACATTTAATCATTTTGTAAGAGCCccccaccaaaaaaaaaaaaaaaaaaaaaaaaaaacatgcatATTTGATGAAAGAGATGATATAAAGTACCTTGTGTAGATGGAATGACATCTCTCCAACTTCAACAATAATATCACTAGGCAGTCCACTAGTGCAGAACCTGCAGCCATTAACAAAATGAACAAATCAAGTTGAAAGGTTTCCCCTTATTCATTCTACTCACTAGGAGTTCTGTATCAGCAAATCAGATGGATGTCGAATTCTGATATAATCTTTAAACATGCCTATATTTCTTAACTTTAAAGTTTCCATCTTAGCTGTGAACACATGAAGGAGCAAATCCCAGCACAATCGACATGTATAGGCATAATTGGTGAATACTATGAAAAACTACCAGATAAGTTTGTCAAACTTTTCTAAAATAAGTTGGAGCGAGTTGCAAACACTTTACTAAAAAAGTCATCACTAAATTTATATTACTGTTAGGCTAAACCTCAATTCTCTAACTATTTAATGCTGACTTCTGAGACAAATGAGAGAGCCATCAGCAAGTTACAGAACCAATGTCTGctgtaagaaaaaaaattgtctaGAGTTTAAGTTCAGGGTCCATACCAAGCCTGTCCTTGCCTCTGGAATGCATCATTTTTGGATCCTAGCTTCACGCAAGCCATCTTTCCACTGAAAAGGGTAGaagaaagagggaaaaaaaaaaaaaaaaaaacttcaatgcAAGGGCTTAAATACAACTAGCTAAAGTGCAAAATCCCCCATCAAGGACACAGAACCTCCTTAACGGAGGCCACTAAAAGTTCCCTCAGTACCTTGGAAGTTTCTCTAAGAAGCTTGTATAAACAGAAACTGAAGCAAACCGCCTGCCAAATTACTCGTCCCAAGGCCGAAATCAGCAGAGAACCCTAGAAACCCAAAGCTCAAATTTCCTAAATCAGCTGCAATGTAGCTCGTTGACTAGTTTCTCTTACAAAAACAACTCAGTACACAAATGGGTATTCCTTTAAACTAGTCAATCACTGTCAAACTACAGGAAGAAACGGTTACAAACTATCAATTTAGAGAAGAAATAGGAAAATCCCTTTACAAATTGAGCTCCGAATTCATTTGAACAGAACCTCCAACCACCCACTTCACCAAAATACACCACCACCCAGAAAACACAAACACCCagaactcaaaaaaaaaaaaaaaaaaaaaaaaacggatGAAAGCAAATCAAGACAGAAAATTAGTTCAACCCCCTCAAATTTTGACCTAACACCAACCAGCTgttcgaagaagaagaagaaaattatgGGCTCTTACTTGATTTTCAGCCTCTAAAATTCACCTAGAAGATTCCAAAATCCAAACACCAATGGGGAAGAAGGGACCAAAACCAAAAACCACTCATAGTAGCGATTAAAAAAAAGAGCACGAAGGAGTCACTCGTTGCGTTAAAACTAAGAGTAGTGCTGAAAGCAATGTCCACGCGAGACCCATTTGCCATAAAGCCAGCCTGAGCCTGCGGGGCTTAAGAGAAATTGAAAAACCCAACGCAACGCTGGTTTACAATTAATGGCAGCtctgagagagagagagagagagataacaATTTTCAGAGGCACATGTGGGGTCATTTGCCTTGAAACACACTCATTACTTTCTAGTATTTTGTTCCTTAAGCATCTTTAAACATGGCCTCCAACAGTAACGCAGTTGACCCATATCATAATCTGGATTAAATGAAGAACATTTCCTCAGTTTACTGACAAATTTAGAAGCTTTGAAGTAACAGCTATCCGTTTCTATCCAGCTAGGCCATGTGAATACATAATTTTGGCATCTTTTGAAGGATTATATATATGTTATGCATATATATTAATGAAATACATAATTTTAAGTAAAGAATAATTCAAGCGAAACTTACAAAGCAAATAATTAATGGATTAAAAGGGTTTTGATTACCTCATTGACATGGGTCCATGATCTTTTGGATTGACCGAGACGTTTTTCTGCCTATATTGATGGAAAATGGTAGATTATATATGAGCTTTTAAGACAATAAAAGGACCCATTTTTATTACCATAATCACAATAAATGTCATCGCTTTCTTTCTTATTCCAATTTAAAACTCTGTCTTTCTTCTTAGTTGCTTTGctatttgaatttcatttttccattttcttatTTGTTTTGGTTTGTAGTTCAAGTGAGTTCTACGTATTATAAGTTTAgagttcatttttcttttattttccattagtggtaaaaagaataataactaaaaaataatatactTTTGGTCTCAAATTTTTGGTCTATTTTCCATTTGCTCCTTAAATATTTCTATTTAGTCCtagtttcaaaatattaaaaaaaaattaatcttaatttcCACTAAATATCACTTTCCATTTTTAATATGGATgcctattaattaattaaaatgaattatagttaattaaatttgttttcatttcataattattttaaataaacaaatggATATTGACATCCAATTAAAAATAGgtatttagtaaaaaaaaaaatattgagatAGTGAAATTTACCAACCAAATCGaaataaatttgaataaaaaaaatagtacgAATTAAATTGAAATCATACTTAAAATCAATAACTAAAATTGCATTATTTAAAAACtgaaagaataaaaagattgtgtttttcctttttgaaataAATCACAAATATGAAGTGATGGACAGTTCCACCAATAGTTGCCAAtcatatagaaaaattaaaaaaaaaaaaaaaaaaaaaaaaaaaaaaaaggaaagttgCCAATTATTGTTGTGTTAGGCTACTTTCTTCCTTAATTGCtttaattattcattcaatatcaAAAGCATTCTTCCACTTCATAGTTTGACACCATTGTTTTTCATGAAAAATTATTGTGTTCTGCAGATTgcaactaatttttttttcttaaataataataataataaacataatttatttgaatgacaaaaaaaaaaaaaaaaaaagctgcTATTTGTAAACCACATCTTTTAGGCTCTAAATTCTAATCAAAGTTGTTGGTGAAGGAAAGAAACTTCCAAGGTCTCCCATGTGAGTGAGGCAACCGGTTGGTGAACcaattctttttataaaaaccaaatgttaatatttattataataataatcaatCACTTTTGTCCAAAATTTCGTGTGCTCAGTTACggtttataattattaaataatgttCATATAACTAACATAACAATGTAAAGtcaatattttaataaattattgaaaattattttttttaatctttttatcggATTATATCAATTTGAACTATAAACTTAACTTTTAATCTTACCTAtgtattataattataatactTACTGTTTACTAATTTTAACGGTACAAATATTCATGACTTCAATTAACATTCATGACTTCAATTAACGTAAATTTTTTTGTagcatttaaaaaaaaagtactaaaaaatatttcaaaatataaatttttaaagaattatttttcttgtttttcttttcaaaaatatttgtTTGTAAATTAAATTTCTCGCATATACATTTTATAGTTTAAACTTATTCGAGGGTTAAAAttgtaatatattttaaaatttaatgttcAAATGATAACACATCAGATAGTGAGTTTAGGGCATATTGATTTGATTAAGGGTTAGTTGGATGTTTAATTAAAATTCGTAATACATTCTAAAATTTAATGGCAAATCACGAGATGaaaaaagattttatattaattaCGTGTTATATCTTTTCCGAATTTATCATGTGACAAATACGATTAGATAAATTAGTGTGATCAATGAAAATAGGTGCTACGCGATCAAATACACCTAAGTATTTTTCGATTAATATTTTGATCTACCAGCGAAATTTATATAGCTTAGCTTCTTGTACACATGAAACT contains:
- the LOC103484322 gene encoding BTB/POZ domain-containing protein At1g30440, whose amino-acid sequence is MACVKLGSKNDAFQRQGQAWFCTSGLPSDIIVEVGEMSFHLHKFPLLSRSGVMEKMVAEAPEDQEERGVIKIPDIPGGAKTFEMVAKFCYGVKLELTASNVVYLRCAAERLEMTEEYGEGNLICQTEAFLNQVVLKSWKDSLIALQTCDDILSYADELQITKRCIESLAIKASTDPSLFGWPIVEHGGPMQSPGGSVLWNGISTGARPKNSSLDWWYEDAATLSLPLYKRLISVMESRGIKQEIIAGSVTSYAKRYIPGLNRRQGPSESSSRLAPVALGTPPSEDEQKLLLEEIDRMLPMQKSLVPTKLLFGLLRTSMILRVNPSCISNLEKRVGMQLDQATLEDLLMPNFSYSMETLYNVDCVQRILEHFLAVDQIAHGGASPCSIDDEQLIGSPSLPPITMVAKLIDGYLAEVAPDVNLKLPKFQALAAAVPDYARPLDDGLYRAIDIYLKSHPWLGESDREQLCRLMDCQKLSLEACTHAAQNERLPLRIIVQVLFFEQLQLRTSIAGCFLVSDNLDGSRQLRSGIVGSNEGGWGTAVRENQVLKVGMDNMRMRVSELEKECSNMRQEIEKLGRTKGSSAWGNMSKKFGFKLKSQMCSAQEGSVSNQYNGNRKTEKLKNSQGKQKRTAAISNE